The genomic interval AAACCCGTCGCCTGACTTTTTTCCGGGTGGAATTGCACAGCCACAATATTGTCTTTTTCTACACTCGAGCAATATTCAATCCCGTACGGCGTTGTAGACGCAATAAGCGACTTGTCTTGCGGCTCCACGTAATACGAGTGCACAAAATAAAAGCGCGAATTGTTTTCAATGTCTTTAAATAAAGTTGATCCTTTTTTTGCATTTACCGTATTCCAACCAATCTGCGGTACTTTTAAATCGCCTTTAAACTTTTTTACTTTCCCTTTTAAAACACCCAAGCCTTGTATGGGGCCAAATTCTTCGGATTCTTCAAATAAAAGTTGCAGCCCCAAACAAATTCCCAAAAACCTTTTGCCAGAGGCAATCGACTCTTTAATCACCTCGACTAAGCCAAATTTTTTAAGATTATCCATGCACATGCCATAAGCCCCTACTCCCGGCAGTACAATTTTAGAGGCGTTTTTGATAACGGACGGATCACGCGTCACAGTTACAGAAGCGCCCTGAGATTCCAGCGCTTTGGACACACTTTTTAAGTTGCCCATTTCGTAATCGATAACCGCGATTGTCATGACTATAACTTGCCTTTGGTAGAAGGAATACTTTTAACACGAGGGTCAATTTGTGTGGCCATATCCACCGCACGGGTAAAGGCCTTAAAGAGCGATTCCACTACATGGTGTTTGTTGCCGCTTTCAAGCACATGGAGGTGCAAATTGATAGCAGCTGCATTCACAAAGGCCTGGAAGAACTCGTTCACGAGATCGATATCAAAGTTTTTGATTTTGCCGCTTTTAACGGGACTCTTATAAACAAAGGCCGGACGGCCCGAAAAATCTACCGCAGCCATCGAGAGCACCTCGTCCATGGGCAAGGTAAAGTGACCATAACGACGTATGCCTTTTTTATCGCCCAAGGCTTTGGTAAACGCTTCGCCCAACACCAGGCCCACATCTTCAACTAAATGATGATCATCCACATCGATATCACCTTTGGCTTTAAGCGTGATATCAAACAAGCCGTGGCGACTAATCGCCTCGAGCATGTGTGTAAAAAACGGGATGGGCGTTTTAATAGAATACTGCCCGGTACCGTCGATGTTAAGATTTAGGCTAATGTCCGTTTCTTTGGTTTTACGGACAACTTTGGCGCTGCGGTTTTTCATGAAAATAAGAGTAACCCACCTCTGTCTCCTCCCTTACTCTAAGGGAGGAGGACTTACTAACACATGCCCCTCCCCCTTAAAGTAAGGGGGAGGACGGGAGGGGGTTACTCTTCACTCTTAATGTTTTACATTCCCCGTGGTGCAAAACCATTCGTAATCAATCAATTCCTTGATTGTTGGGTTATCACCGCACACAGGGCAGGTTTTATCGCGTCTAATTTTAAGCTCGCGAAATTTTTGTTTAAGCGCATCGTACAGTAAAAGCTTACCCACTAAAGGTTCGCCAATACCAAGCGCCACTTTAATAACTTCAACCGCCTGAAGCGAACCAATGATACCAGGGAGCACTCCAAACACACCGGCCTCTTGGCAACTGGGAGCCATTTCAGGCGGCGGAGGCAAAGGATACAAACAACGGTAGCAAGGGCCACCTTTAGAGGTATCAAACACCGTTACTTGTCCTTCAAATCTAAAAATAGAACCATCAACAAGTGGCTTCTTTAAAAACACGCACGCATCGTTGATAAGGTAGCGCGTCGCAAAATTATCGCAACCGTTTACGATGATGTCGTACTTAGAAAAAATTTCTTTAACATTGGTACGGTCCAAACGCACATTGTGAGGAATTACATTCACATCAGAATTAATCCCTTTCATGCGATGCTGGGCGCTGGCTACCTTAGAAAGCCCCACCCAGGATTCATCATGCAAAATCTGACGCTGTAAATTGGAACGGTCCACTGTATCGTTATCAATAATACCAACAGTACCCACACCGGCAGCAGCCAAATACAAACCGGCAGGCGAACCCAAACCACCAGCGCCGATGAGTAGCACTTTAGCTTCGGATAATTTAATTTGTCCCGCTTCGCCTACTTCGGGCATCGATAAGTGACGGGCGTAACGGGCTAATCTATCGGCCGAAAGTGATTTTTGTTGTTGAATGGGAAGCCCCGCATGTTGCCACGCCGAGTAGCCACCTTTCATGGAAAGAACATTTTTATAGCCCATGTCTTGCAAGGCTTTAGCAGCCATGGCCGAACGATTGCCACCGGCGCAGTAGAGAATGATTTCGCGATCAAGCTTGGGTTCGGCACCCGCTATTTTCATTTCGAGTAAACCCTTGCTGATCGTATCCGCCCCCGGCACGATTCCTCCGTTGGTTTCTTCTTTTTCGCGCACGTCGATAATGTGGATGTTTTCCTTATTGTCGATTTTGGCTTTTACTTCTTGAGCGGTAATTTCTTTAATATCTTGTTTTAATTTTGAGAGATAATCCTGAACGCCAGACATATCATTTCCTTTCGTTTACACCCTCTAACCTTTAAAACTACGCCCGTCAAGGAGCGATCCTATTAAATTCTTTAAATTCCTTTCTAATTCAAGTAACTTAGGGGAATTAGGAGAAAAATGAAATTTCCGGAAATTGAAATAAAAACATCGGTTCAAGGCCAGGAAGGCCGTTTTTTTGTGAGGGCCAGTGAATGGGCGGCTGATTCAATTAACTTTGAATTTAAAGAAACCCTGTTTTCAACTTCAGGATTGATAGAATTTAACGCTCAAACGGGTACACTCAATATTAAGCTTTCTTCTCCCATTCAAACCCATCAAGATAAACAGCAAGAAGTAAACGCTTATTTTAAAGCGGTCATCAAATTGTTCATTAATAACTTTCGATACGGCTGGATGCCGCAAGCGCACGAAAAAACAGACTACACCATCGACTATCACCGCGGTAAAAATTATTTGGAAGCAAGCGATAACGAAAAAAATATTAAAAAGATGCAGGCCAATATTATTAAACTTATCGCCTCGCCTCACAAAGCATTGGTTGCCGGCTGCTCGGATGGAGCTTTGGTTGAAGCTCTTCAGGAAAAAGAAATAAAAACTTTTGGTTTTGATATTGTGCCCAATTTACACCAAATGGTACGCCCACATCTCAAAAATTTTATTCGTGAAGGATCAGCTAGCCAAATACCGTACAACGAAGCAGACAGCTTTGATACTTTTGTGGCTATCGATGTTTTAGAACACATTCCCGAAAACGAAATAGCGTTGATGGTAGAAGAATGGCTGCGTTTGGACATTAAAAAACTGGTACTCTTGATTAATTTAAACGATTGGTTTTACGAAGGCCATATCACCATGCGCCCCCTCCCTTGGTGGCTATCGCAATGGAGCGCGCACTTTAAACATGTGCAAACTTTCAAAAATTTTCCGCAATTTGAGCCGCTTTACAGCAACAAAAGAACTTATAATCAGCAGTGGGTGTATTGTGAAAAATCTTTTTCTTAACCATTCACTACCCACCATCCACTATTCACTATCTTAAAAAATAGGTTTTTTCTTATGCCACGGGGTTGCCTGCTCATAAGCATGCCCTACCTGAATAAGGGTTCCTTCATCAAAGGCTTTTCCAATAAGCTGCATGCCAATCGGCAAACCTTTGCTATCAAAACCACATGGGAGACTCATGCCAGGAAGACCGGCCAAGTTAACGGCGATAGTGCAAATATCCGAGAGATACATTTGAAGAGGATCGGATGATTTTTCGCCGATTTTAAATGCAGTGGTGGGTGTTGTAGGTGTTAAGAGTACATCCACTTTTTTAAACGCTTCGTTAAAATCGTTGGTAATTACCGTACGCGCTTTTTGAGCTTTAATGTAATACGCATCGTAGTAACCCGCCGAGAGCACATAGGTGCCCAGCATAATACGGCGTTTTACTTCGGGGCCAAAACCTGCCGTTTTAGAATTTTCGTAAATCTCTTTTAAATTATTTCCATCGGCCCTAAAACCATAACGAATACCATCATAACGCGCTAAATTGCTGCTGGCTTCGGCGGGGGCCAAAATATAATACACGGCTGTTGCATATTGCGTGGTAGGCAAACTCACTTCTTGTATTTCGGCACCTAAATCTTTTAAGGTTTGAATGGCTTTATCAATAGAGGTTCGTACTTCGCCGTCTAATCCATCAGCAAAATATTCTTTGGGAATCCCTATTTTTTTACCCTTAATTCCCAAATTTAAAAACTTGGTATAATCGGGAACCGACATGTTTACCGACGTAGAATCGTTTTTATCGTAACCCGAAATCACATTCATCAAGAGCGCTGTATCTTCCACATCTTTTGTCATGGGGCCCATCTGATCGAGGCTACTGGCAAAAGCAATCACTCCATAACGACTCACACGACCATAGGTGGGTTTTAAACCAACAACTCCGCAAAACGCTGCTGGCTGACGGATAGAGCCACCTGTATCGGTGCCTAAGGTTGCAATACACAAATCGGCGGCTAAAGCTGCCGCCGAACCACCCGACGATCCGCCGGGCACACATGCCAAATTCCAAGGATTTTTAACAGATTGATAAGCCGAGTTTTCGTTGGAAGAGCCCATGGCAAATTCATCCAAATTAATTTTTCCAACCATGTACAGGCCCGCCTCTTCACATTTGTTAATAACGGTGGAATTATAAGGCGGGATATAGCCTTTTAAAATTTTAGAGGCACAGGTGGTAGGCATGCCTTTGGTTAAATAAATATCTTTAGGAGACATGGGGATACCGGCCAAAGGCGGTAAATCGGATTTTTGCGCAAAGAGCTCATCAAATTTTTTAGCCTTTGCTCGTGCCCCTTCGGCATCTACATAGAGATAAGAACCAACCTTGCCATCGAGAGCCTCAATACGCTTTAGCAAGCTATCCAGCACTTCGGACGGCTTTACTTCTTTAGAGCGCAGTTTATCTTTTACTTCGTGGAGTGTAAGTTTGGCTAATAATTCAGTCATATTAAATTACCTTGGGCACAACAAATAAGTTATCTTCAGCTTGAGGTGCAACTTTAAAAACAGTCTCACCTATACCCGCTTCTACTACAATATCGTCACGAAAAACATTGGTCATAGCTACGGCATGCGATGTAGCCTGGATATTATCCAGTTTGAGTTCATTTAATTTATCGACGTATTGAAGAATATCCGACAGCTCGCGCGAAAATTTTTCGAGCTCGGAATCCGAAAGTTTAAGCCGGGAAAGCAGTGCAATTTTTTTAACATCGTCAAGTGATAGCATAAAATTCCTTTAAATTGTGTATAGCACACACTAAATTGATTGGAATAATAAAAAAATCTGATAAATTTTGATTTATGTTACCTCAAAATATCCTGTTAATAGAAGCCCTTCTTTTAGGCTTAGTGGTTGGCTCCTTTTTAAACGTGTGCATTTTACGTATTCCACAAAATCAAACAATAGGTGGCCGATCGGCCTGCCCCAAATGTAATAAAAAAATAGCCTGGTACGACAACATTCCCGTGTTTAGTTTTATAATACTGATGGGAAAATGCCGTGGTTGCAAAACCAAAATTAGCTGGCAATACCCATTGGTGGAACTGGTAACCGCTATCTTATCGGTAGCAACACTCATTCACTTTAACTTTAGCATTTTGTCTTACGGCCTGTGGTTTATCTTCTTTATTTGCCCTCTTGTTACCTTGTCGGTGATCGACATGAAAATTCAGATTATTCCCGATTCTATATCACTACCCGGAATTGCAAGCGGCATTATCACTACCCTCATATTAAATAGACCTGCTTATTTAGAATCTCTCAAATTTTCGGGCTTGGGCCTTTTATCAGGAGGAGGCTCTCTTCTACTCATTGCCATTGTCTTTGAAAAACTACGCAACAAAGAAGGTATGGGTGGTGGCGATATTAAGCTTGCAGCCATGCTGGGAGCCTTTACAGGCATGAAAGGGGTTCTCTTTACTTTCTTTGTCAGCTCCATTTTAGCCCTCATATTCTTTATTTTAAGGGCTATTTTCATCAAGTTAACCAAAAAAGAAGATAATGGTAGCGATTATATGATCCCTTATGGCCCATTTTTAAGCGCTGCATCGCTTATTTATCTCTTTTTTGGGGAAAATATCATCAATTGGTATCTCTTATTCCTCAAATCCCCACACCATTCTTAAGAATTGGACATAAATTTGTAAAAAATTATAATATATAATTAATTATAATTATATATAATATTATATAATTAATATTAATATATATAAATTAAGCTTCTATCCTATTCCAATAAAGTATTACTAAGATATAAAGACTTGACTTTAACCCCCAATAGAATAAATACTGAACAAATTGATGTTAAGTGACTATTTTATGGTTTCCGACAAAATTGAAAAAATTAAAAACAATGTCCGCAAAATCCGCGAAGACATGCTGATGAGTAAAGCCGAACTTGGCCGTAGCGCTGGTCTGTCCCCTCTTACCATCGACCGCGTTGAAAACGGCATGGTGTGCCGCATGGACACCAAACGTAAAATTATTTTAGCCTTGGGTTTAAAACTGACTGATAAAGAAAAAGTATTTCCTTAACATGAACGCCCCTCTCCCCATTTTTATTTCCGGCATGATGGGCACCGGCAAAAGCACCATTGGCCGCCTGATAGCCAAACAATTACAAATTAAATTTATCGATTTAGATCATCTCATTGAGAAAACAGCCGGCATGAGCATTAATGATATCTTTAATACACATGGAGAAGCCCATTTCAGGAGTTTAGAAAGCCGTTTATTATTACAAACCTCTCATAAAAAAGCCGTAATCAGCCTGGGTGGTGGGGCAATTTTAAAAGCCCAAAATCGTGATATCTTAAAGCGTGGCACCTGGATTAATCTCCACACCACAGCCACAATTCTTTTTAAACGGATTGGCAAATCTAAAAAAAGACCCAAACTGGGAATACAAGTAACACAGGAAACTATTGAAGCTCTTTTAAAAGCCAGATCCCCGTTTTACGGGCTTGCGCCATTACAGGTAGAAACCGGCCTCTTTGCCAAAAAAATGGTGGCCGATAAAATCATTCGTTTTTTATGCAGCCGTGCTTTTCCGCTTATCAAACAAGAGAGAATATGATTTAAAAGATATATTCTAACTCATGAAAAAACTATCTCTTAATCTCGGAAAAAATTCTTATACCATCTTCATCGGCGCTGGCATCCTCGGTTCGCGTGAAATTAAAAAAACGATCTCGTCATTCAAGTTCACCAAAACATTTCTCTTAACCAACACCACAGTTGCGAGACTCTACAAAGCGAAAATAAAAAAGCATTTTCCTCAAGCCTCTCTCATTATTATTCCCGACGGCGAAAAATATAAAAACAGCCGTACCATGGATAAAATTTATAATGCTTTGGCAAAAGGCCGTGCCGACCGTAAAAGCGGGCTTATTGCTTTAGGTGGTGGCGTTGTGGGTGATATGGGTGGTTTTGCAGCCGCAAGCTTTATGCGTGGCATCCCGTATATTCAAATTCCCACCACCCTCCTCTCTCAGGTAGATAGCTCCGTTGGGGGAAAAACGGGTATCGATCTGCCTTCGGGCAAAAATTTAGTGGGAGCTTTTTATCAACCTAGAGCTGTCTTTATAGATACCGACTTCTTAAAAACTCTCCCCAAACGTGAATTTCTTTGTGGCCTGGCCGAAGTTATTAAATACGGCATGATTTGGGATAAAAAGTTTTTTGATTATTTGAAAAATAGCACCAACGAGATTCTTAAGTGCAAAACTTCTGTTTTAGAAAAAATTATCCACACTTCATGCACCATTAAAGCCAAGGTAGTGGAAAAAGACGAAAAAGAAAGCAATCTGCGCGCCATTCTTAATTTTGGCCATACCATGGGGCACGCCGCCGAAACCTTGTCGGGTTTTTCCAGCATTCATCACGGTGAAGCGGTAGCTATGGGCATGGTGTATGCGGCCTTTCTCTCCGAAAAGAAAAAATTATGTCCAAAAGGAACGGCTGTTGCTCTAACAACGCTTCTTAAAAAAATAGGCCTGCCTGTGAATCTTCCCCGTTTTTCTAAGGCTCGTTATGCTAAAACCATTGCTCTTGATAAAAAAGCAAAAGCCGATACAATCACCTACGTTACCATTAAACAAATCGGCAAAGCACACTTAGTAGATTTGAAGCCACATGACATTGTGAGGTATCTGTAATGGCCCAAAATTTTAAAATATTAGTTTTAAACGGTCCCAATCTTAATTTGTTGGGGACACGCGAAGAATCCATTTATGGCAAAACCACGCTTAAGGATATTCAGGCCACTCTTAAAAAAGAAGGTGCCAAATTAAAAGCGGATATTACTTTTCATCAATCTAACGAAGAAGGAAAGCTGGTGGCCTGGATTCAAAAATCGGAAAAGAAATACGATGGTCTTATCATCAACCCGGCTGCTTATACACATACAAGCGTAGCCATTCGGGATGCCATTTTAGCGGTGAACACGCCAACCGTTGAAGTACATCTTTCCAATATTTATAAAC from bacterium carries:
- the hisB gene encoding imidazoleglycerol-phosphate dehydratase HisB yields the protein MKNRSAKVVRKTKETDISLNLNIDGTGQYSIKTPIPFFTHMLEAISRHGLFDITLKAKGDIDVDDHHLVEDVGLVLGEAFTKALGDKKGIRRYGHFTLPMDEVLSMAAVDFSGRPAFVYKSPVKSGKIKNFDIDLVNEFFQAFVNAAAINLHLHVLESGNKHHVVESLFKAFTRAVDMATQIDPRVKSIPSTKGKL
- the hisH gene encoding imidazole glycerol phosphate synthase subunit HisH; translation: MTIAVIDYEMGNLKSVSKALESQGASVTVTRDPSVIKNASKIVLPGVGAYGMCMDNLKKFGLVEVIKESIASGKRFLGICLGLQLLFEESEEFGPIQGLGVLKGKVKKFKGDLKVPQIGWNTVNAKKGSTLFKDIENNSRFYFVHSYYVEPQDKSLIASTTPYGIEYCSSVEKDNIVAVQFHPEKSQATGLKMLKNFVELK
- a CDS encoding helix-turn-helix transcriptional regulator; translated protein: MVSDKIEKIKNNVRKIREDMLMSKAELGRSAGLSPLTIDRVENGMVCRMDTKRKIILALGLKLTDKEKVFP
- the gatC gene encoding Asp-tRNA(Asn)/Glu-tRNA(Gln) amidotransferase subunit GatC; this encodes MLSLDDVKKIALLSRLKLSDSELEKFSRELSDILQYVDKLNELKLDNIQATSHAVAMTNVFRDDIVVEAGIGETVFKVAPQAEDNLFVVPKVI
- the aroB gene encoding 3-dehydroquinate synthase, which translates into the protein MKKLSLNLGKNSYTIFIGAGILGSREIKKTISSFKFTKTFLLTNTTVARLYKAKIKKHFPQASLIIIPDGEKYKNSRTMDKIYNALAKGRADRKSGLIALGGGVVGDMGGFAAASFMRGIPYIQIPTTLLSQVDSSVGGKTGIDLPSGKNLVGAFYQPRAVFIDTDFLKTLPKREFLCGLAEVIKYGMIWDKKFFDYLKNSTNEILKCKTSVLEKIIHTSCTIKAKVVEKDEKESNLRAILNFGHTMGHAAETLSGFSSIHHGEAVAMGMVYAAFLSEKKKLCPKGTAVALTTLLKKIGLPVNLPRFSKARYAKTIALDKKAKADTITYVTIKQIGKAHLVDLKPHDIVRYL
- a CDS encoding shikimate kinase, translating into MNAPLPIFISGMMGTGKSTIGRLIAKQLQIKFIDLDHLIEKTAGMSINDIFNTHGEAHFRSLESRLLLQTSHKKAVISLGGGAILKAQNRDILKRGTWINLHTTATILFKRIGKSKKRPKLGIQVTQETIEALLKARSPFYGLAPLQVETGLFAKKMVADKIIRFLCSRAFPLIKQERI
- a CDS encoding class I SAM-dependent methyltransferase encodes the protein MKFPEIEIKTSVQGQEGRFFVRASEWAADSINFEFKETLFSTSGLIEFNAQTGTLNIKLSSPIQTHQDKQQEVNAYFKAVIKLFINNFRYGWMPQAHEKTDYTIDYHRGKNYLEASDNEKNIKKMQANIIKLIASPHKALVAGCSDGALVEALQEKEIKTFGFDIVPNLHQMVRPHLKNFIREGSASQIPYNEADSFDTFVAIDVLEHIPENEIALMVEEWLRLDIKKLVLLINLNDWFYEGHITMRPLPWWLSQWSAHFKHVQTFKNFPQFEPLYSNKRTYNQQWVYCEKSFS
- a CDS encoding prepilin peptidase, encoding MLPQNILLIEALLLGLVVGSFLNVCILRIPQNQTIGGRSACPKCNKKIAWYDNIPVFSFIILMGKCRGCKTKISWQYPLVELVTAILSVATLIHFNFSILSYGLWFIFFICPLVTLSVIDMKIQIIPDSISLPGIASGIITTLILNRPAYLESLKFSGLGLLSGGGSLLLIAIVFEKLRNKEGMGGGDIKLAAMLGAFTGMKGVLFTFFVSSILALIFFILRAIFIKLTKKEDNGSDYMIPYGPFLSAASLIYLFFGENIINWYLLFLKSPHHS
- the moeB gene encoding molybdopterin-synthase adenylyltransferase MoeB, giving the protein MSGVQDYLSKLKQDIKEITAQEVKAKIDNKENIHIIDVREKEETNGGIVPGADTISKGLLEMKIAGAEPKLDREIILYCAGGNRSAMAAKALQDMGYKNVLSMKGGYSAWQHAGLPIQQQKSLSADRLARYARHLSMPEVGEAGQIKLSEAKVLLIGAGGLGSPAGLYLAAAGVGTVGIIDNDTVDRSNLQRQILHDESWVGLSKVASAQHRMKGINSDVNVIPHNVRLDRTNVKEIFSKYDIIVNGCDNFATRYLINDACVFLKKPLVDGSIFRFEGQVTVFDTSKGGPCYRCLYPLPPPPEMAPSCQEAGVFGVLPGIIGSLQAVEVIKVALGIGEPLVGKLLLYDALKQKFRELKIRRDKTCPVCGDNPTIKELIDYEWFCTTGNVKH
- the gatA gene encoding Asp-tRNA(Asn)/Glu-tRNA(Gln) amidotransferase subunit GatA encodes the protein MTELLAKLTLHEVKDKLRSKEVKPSEVLDSLLKRIEALDGKVGSYLYVDAEGARAKAKKFDELFAQKSDLPPLAGIPMSPKDIYLTKGMPTTCASKILKGYIPPYNSTVINKCEEAGLYMVGKINLDEFAMGSSNENSAYQSVKNPWNLACVPGGSSGGSAAALAADLCIATLGTDTGGSIRQPAAFCGVVGLKPTYGRVSRYGVIAFASSLDQMGPMTKDVEDTALLMNVISGYDKNDSTSVNMSVPDYTKFLNLGIKGKKIGIPKEYFADGLDGEVRTSIDKAIQTLKDLGAEIQEVSLPTTQYATAVYYILAPAEASSNLARYDGIRYGFRADGNNLKEIYENSKTAGFGPEVKRRIMLGTYVLSAGYYDAYYIKAQKARTVITNDFNEAFKKVDVLLTPTTPTTAFKIGEKSSDPLQMYLSDICTIAVNLAGLPGMSLPCGFDSKGLPIGMQLIGKAFDEGTLIQVGHAYEQATPWHKKKPIF
- the aroQ gene encoding type II 3-dehydroquinate dehydratase; this translates as MAQNFKILVLNGPNLNLLGTREESIYGKTTLKDIQATLKKEGAKLKADITFHQSNEEGKLVAWIQKSEKKYDGLIINPAAYTHTSVAIRDAILAVNTPTVEVHLSNIYKREEFRHHSFVSAVAIGQIAGFGPHGYTLALMALVNHLKNA